The DNA segment CTAAAATATAAAGAAATAAGTTTAATCCAACATTTCCGCCCTGGCCGGTAAGGAATAACATGGCAGGAATAGTGATCAGAACAAGCAGGCCAAAGGTGATGGCCTTGGAGAGAAGGTTAAGACCAAGAACGGGCCAGAAATATTTTTTTCCTTCTGCCCAACCTTCGCGTAAACCGGTTTTTTTGCGGCTCGCGATTTTTCTCACCGAAGAGATGAGCGCGCCGCGCGAAGTTACGATAACCCAGATTAAAAACGCCAAAGCAGCCAAGATTACAAAGAAGAGAACCCAGAGCAAACTCACGAAAAGAGGCGAACGGACATAAATGTCTTCAAGGCGGGGGAAGGATAAAAATTCGGTGAGCCAAAGCCATTTTGACGTCATGAGAGTTGCTTCGCCTTCTGAGACAATACGCCCGAAACCCTTGATTAAAATTTCGTAAATTCCACCGTTCCCGGCTAATGCCGCAAAAAGTCCGAAAATCCACAGGAACCGATTTTGTTTTGTAATTTCCCAGGCCTTTTTGAAGATAGGCCGGTAAACTTGCGTTGGTTTTTTAAACATATTTCCCCCTTGAACACAATTGTCTTGTGTTCGTTATTTAAATATTGCTTCAAACGCTTCTTTTTCAATAGTTTCCTTTTCAAGCAAAATTTTCACAATTTCTTCAAGTTTATTTTTCTTTTTTCTGATTATTTCCAGAGCTGTTTTTGCGGCTTCGGAAATTAAATGGTTGATTTCTTGATCAATCGTTTCGGCAACCTTTTCACTATAATCGCGCTGTTCGTGGATTTCCCGACCAAGGAAAATCATTTCTTCCTTTTCACCAAAAGTTCTGGCTCCAAGTTTTTCACTCATGCCAAATTCGGTAATGAGACGGCGGGCGAGCCGCGTAGCTTGGCGCAAGTCGGACGAAGCACCGGTCGTGACTTCACCAAAAATTTCTTTTTCCACGGTGTGGCCAGCGAGCATTACGGCAAGGTCATCAATAAACTCAGAGCGGCTGTGCAAGTGTTTATCTTCTGTCGGAAGTTTTAAAGTATAGCCAGCGGCGCGGCCGCGAGAAATGATAGACACTTTATGGACCGGATCGGCATGTGGTAATTCGTGGGCCACGAGGGCGTGGCCTGCTTCATGGTAGGCAGTAATATTTCTTTCTTTATCTGATAAAAGATGGCTTTTTCTTTCTGGTCCAAGCATAACTTTTTCTACGCTTTCTCTGATTTCATCCATGCCAATTTGAGTTTTGTTCCGTCGGGCGGAAAGAATCGCTGCTTCGTTTAAGAGGTTTGCGAGGTCGGCGCCGGAAAAACCAGGCGTCCGCTCGGCAATTTTTCTTAAATTAACATCCGTGGCGATGGGTTTTCCTTTAGTATGAATTTTCAAAATTGCTTCACGGTCGTTGATATCTGGTTCATCTAAAATTACCCGTCGGTCAAATCTGCCAGGGCGCAAAAGCGCTGGATCCAAAACATCGGGACGATTTGTGGCGGCTAAAATAATGACTCCGGAGTTTGCTTCAAAGCCGTCCATCTCTACCAGTATTTGGTTTAGAGTTTGTTCGCGTTCGTCGTGGCTTCCGCCCAATCCCGTGCCGCGTTGTCGGCCGACGGCGTCGAGTTCGTCAATAAAAATTATGCATGGCGCGCTTTTTTTCGCTTTTTGGAAAAGATCGCGAACTCTCGCCGCGCCCACGCCGACAAACATTTCCACAAATTCAGAACCGGAGATGCTAAAAAACGGAACATTGGCTTCTCCAGCCACGGCCTTGGCGAGTAAAGTTTTTCCCGTGCCTGGCGAACCCATCAATAAAACTCCTTTGGGAATTTTCGCTCCAAGCTGCATGAATTTTTTTGAATTTTTTAAAAATTCAACTACTTCCCAAAGTTCTTCCTTGGCTTCTTTGACACCAGCCACATCTTTAAAAGTCACGCGATTTTTGGAATTTTTTGGAGCTTCTCTCGCGCCGGATTGGCCAAAGCTCATGGCTTTGGTGTTCGCCCCCTGAACTTGGCGCATCATATAATAAATTAAAGCTATGACGACAATCAGTGGGAGGAGAAAGGGGAGAAGGGCGTTCAGCCAATAACTCCAGCCCGATTCTTCTTTAACTTCAATGCTGATACTTTTTATTTTTTCCGGATCAGCGTTGTAATTTTTAAAAACTTCGCCCAAGGTTTCATTTGTTTCTTTGCGCAGAGTTTCAAGATTACCGCTGGTTAGGGTAATGTTTAATTTGTCTCCTTCGATAGAAATTTTTTGGATATCGCCGGCGTTAATTTGTTCCACAAATTTTTGCAGGTCAATATTTTCCACTTTTTTCGCGGACAAAGTCAGAGTGCTAAAAATTCCCGTGATGACAAGGAATACAATGACGGCGATGATAAAATTTTTGGCAAGGTTTTTCATATATTTATTTATAATGATTATAACATAAGAATTGATAATTAACAATTGATCTAAGAGTCGCCTTGACATAAGGGTATTTTTGAGTTACTCTTATTAGAGAATATGGAAAATAATTCTGACGAAAAATTAATAAGACAATATTTAAAAGGTGATAAAGAGTCGCTCGAAATTTTGGTTAAAAAATATTTAAAACCAGTTTATAGTTTTGTTCGTTATTTGGTGGGCGATGATATTAGCGCCGAAGATATTACTCAGGAAGTTTTTGTTAGGGCATGGAAAAATTTAAAAAAATTTGATATAAAAAAGAATTTTAAAACCTGGATTTTTAGCATTGCAAAAAACGCTGCAGTGGATTATTTAAGGAAGAAAAAAGCCGTGCCGTTTTCGGCGTTTGATAATGATGACGGCGGAAACATGATTGCCGAGACACTTACTGATCCAGCACCGCTTCCTAGCGAGACAACTGAGCAGGCCGATACGGCTCATCTGCTCCGAGCCGCAATGAAAAATTTGTCGGAAAATCATCAGACAGTTCTTTATTTAAAATATTATAGTTGTCTGACTTTCAAAAAAATTTCTGAATTAACCGGCGTTCCGCTTCATACCGCCAAAAGCCGTCATCGCCGGGCGCTGGCCGCTCTTCGCGACGCTCTTACCGAAATTTTGTAAAAATATTATTTTAATAGGAAGGGATGCACCAAAATGCATCCTTTTTTCGTATAACAATAATAGGGATAAATATGGATAAAAATTTAGGAAAAATTTCAGAAAAATTTAATTTGGTCGAACCGCCGGCCGGGCTTTTTGATAGAATAATGTGTCGGATAGAAAAGGAAAATAAACTTTTGAATCTTCGGAGAAGAATTATAATTTTTTCTATCAGCCTTATCGGATCGGCCATTGCTTTTATTCCGGTTTTTGCTTATGTGCGATCGGG comes from the Patescibacteria group bacterium genome and includes:
- the ftsH gene encoding ATP-dependent zinc metalloprotease FtsH; protein product: MKNLAKNFIIAVIVFLVITGIFSTLTLSAKKVENIDLQKFVEQINAGDIQKISIEGDKLNITLTSGNLETLRKETNETLGEVFKNYNADPEKIKSISIEVKEESGWSYWLNALLPFLLPLIVVIALIYYMMRQVQGANTKAMSFGQSGAREAPKNSKNRVTFKDVAGVKEAKEELWEVVEFLKNSKKFMQLGAKIPKGVLLMGSPGTGKTLLAKAVAGEANVPFFSISGSEFVEMFVGVGAARVRDLFQKAKKSAPCIIFIDELDAVGRQRGTGLGGSHDEREQTLNQILVEMDGFEANSGVIILAATNRPDVLDPALLRPGRFDRRVILDEPDINDREAILKIHTKGKPIATDVNLRKIAERTPGFSGADLANLLNEAAILSARRNKTQIGMDEIRESVEKVMLGPERKSHLLSDKERNITAYHEAGHALVAHELPHADPVHKVSIISRGRAAGYTLKLPTEDKHLHSRSEFIDDLAVMLAGHTVEKEIFGEVTTGASSDLRQATRLARRLITEFGMSEKLGARTFGEKEEMIFLGREIHEQRDYSEKVAETIDQEINHLISEAAKTALEIIRKKKNKLEEIVKILLEKETIEKEAFEAIFK
- a CDS encoding sigma-70 family RNA polymerase sigma factor, translated to MENNSDEKLIRQYLKGDKESLEILVKKYLKPVYSFVRYLVGDDISAEDITQEVFVRAWKNLKKFDIKKNFKTWIFSIAKNAAVDYLRKKKAVPFSAFDNDDGGNMIAETLTDPAPLPSETTEQADTAHLLRAAMKNLSENHQTVLYLKYYSCLTFKKISELTGVPLHTAKSRHRRALAALRDALTEIL